AAAGGTTCGAGATGCGGCGAAGTAAGAATTTCGAAAGCGAGCTTTGCTGAACTGATTCCCTTTTCGTAGTACGCCGTACTCAAATCTAAATTCCTCATGATCTCCCCCAGCAAACAAGACTAAGTTTTTTCCATCAAACGAAGAAGAGCATTAAATAAACAAAACGCGATGCGCCATAATCCGTCTTTTTAGTTGCACTCAGAAACGCAATTTCGTTTCATGTAAGCAGGACTTAGCTAACGATAGCTAACACAAGCTAAAGGACAGACTAAGACGAAAAAAAGGATGCAACAATGGACAACGTTTTACCGCTAGAGACTTTTGCAAACTGCATAAAGAACTTGAGGATTGGAGCAAAGAAAACAATGGGACAAGTAGCACGTGAACTGGGCATCACGGTCGTTTACTACAGTGAGGTTGAGTCCGGGAAGAAACCACCGTTTCCAGTCGGCAAAGTTAGTTTAGCAAAACTTGCTGAAACACTTGGTGTAGAGGAAGAACTACTCAGAGTAACCGCCGATGCTGACCGAGAGAAAAGAAATTTTGCAAAGATGTTCGACTGTGAACCTCAATACATTGATGTGGCGGTCGCATTTGGACGAAGACTTTCAAACAAACAACTTAACGAACAGCAAATGCGAAAGATTCGCGACATTTTGAATGAGGGGTAACATGGACTATTCAGAAATTTCAGTGCCAGTAGTTCGCGGGCTTTCAACGAAGGAGATTGAGCAACACGCACTGGAGTTCTTAATGCTTACAGCACC
This region of Bdellovibrio sp. 22V genomic DNA includes:
- a CDS encoding helix-turn-helix transcriptional regulator is translated as MDNVLPLETFANCIKNLRIGAKKTMGQVARELGITVVYYSEVESGKKPPFPVGKVSLAKLAETLGVEEELLRVTADADREKRNFAKMFDCEPQYIDVAVAFGRRLSNKQLNEQQMRKIRDILNEG